A genomic region of Vigna radiata var. radiata cultivar VC1973A unplaced genomic scaffold, Vradiata_ver6 scaffold_239, whole genome shotgun sequence contains the following coding sequences:
- the LOC106779073 gene encoding uncharacterized N-acetyltransferase ycf52 has product MAAMGVAAQTQLQLEKRVIEGFTSRSMELKWVSRRSSKSAQLEKTKYQLRPLFPIYISTDPRHVDPLRLRDLFTDCNYSTQRFPTQPGPEPVDIHKLRIALSHSAVVVSVFCNLRHVNGVVPYHDNLSSSLIADFFTPASPSRDQLVGFGRAVSDYGLTASIYDVVVIPSLQRMGIGRMIVKKIARVLANRDIYDIAALCSENERLFFKACGFGDDILNSTTMMYRRTVPLITQEDSYLPVLYLARGRNVRH; this is encoded by the exons ATGGCGGCAATGGGAGTTGCAGCACAAACTCAGTTACAGTTAGAGAAACGCGTGATAGAGGGTTTCACTTCGAGATCCATGGAATTGAAATGGGTTAGTCGAAGAAGCAGCAAAAGCGCACAGCTTGAGAAGACGAAGTATCAGTTGAGACCCCTTTTCCCAATTTACATTTCCACTGATCCACGCCACGTCGATCCTCTCCGTCTCCGGGACCTCTTCACCGATTGCAACTACTCTACCCAAAGATTTCCGACCCAACCCGGACCTGAACCCGTGGACATCCACAAGCTCCGCATTGCTCTGTCTCACAGCGCCGTGGTTGTGTCCGTCTTCTGCAACCTCCGCCACGTAAACGGCGTGGTTCCATATCACGACAATTTATCGTCTTCTTTAATCGCGGATTTCTTCACGCCGGCTTCTCCTTCACGTGATCAATTGGTCGGGTTTGGCCGAGCCGTTTCTGATTATGGCCTCACCGCTTCGATTTACGATGTCGtg GTTATTCCTTCCTTGCAGAGAATGGGAATTGGTCGGatgatagttaaaaaaattgcgAG AGTGCTTGCAAATAGAGACATATACGACATAGCAGCCCTTTGCTCAGAGAATGAAAG GTTATTTTTTAAGGCGTGTGGATTTGGGGACGACATTTTGAACTCCACTACCATGATGTACAGAAGAACTGTTCCATTAATAACCCAGGAAG ATTCCTATTTGCCTGTATTATACTTAGCAAGGGGGAGAAATGTTAGGCACTAG
- the LOC106779093 gene encoding cytochrome P450 714A1 — translation MEEVFVALKLVSVVLVGVLSWVLYVYGSLWYESQKVRKRILMQGIKGPPPSSFLHGNLPDIQRIQAQVASQAKASASTSNQSDQLVAHDYTATLFPYFEHWRKQYGLLYTYSTGWKQHLYVNQPDLIRELNQSITLVLGKPGYLTNKLAPMLGNGILRANGNSWAQQRKLVAAEFFMDKVKGMVDLMVESAQPLLLKWEQIIESQGGATAEIKVDGDFRGLSADVISRVCFGHSYSKGKEVFSKLRSIQMALTKDTGFLYGSSLREKLSFWSYKKNEIANLEKEIESLIWELVEDRKKECSESSSSSQKDLMQLLLEAASSDKSLGKDFSKRFIVDNCKNIYFAGHETTSVAASWCLMLLGLHTDWQTRIRAEVAEHCPNGIPNADSLPQLKTLGMVIQEVIRLYPPASFVSREAYEDIQIGHLNVPKGAYLWSLIPTLHRDPEIWGPDANEFKPERFSEGVSKACKVPTSYAPFGLGTRLCLGKNFALVELKVWLALIISRFSFTLSPNYRHSPTYIMIVEPEHGIDVILQKN, via the exons ATGGAGGAGGTTTTTGTTGCATTGAAACTGGTTTCAGTTGTCCTTGTGGGGGTTCTAAGCTGGGTACTCTATGTGTATGGTAGTTTGTGGTATGAGTCTCAAAAGGTGAGAAAGAGGATACTAATGCAAGGAATAAAAGGGCCTCCACCTTCTTCTTTTCTGCATGGAAATCTCCCTGATATTCAGAGAATTCAAGCTCAGGTTGCTAGCCAAGCCAAAGCTTCTGCTTCAACCTCCAACCAATCTGATCAGCTTGTGGCTCATGACTACACTGCAACCCTGTTCCCTTATTTTGAGCACTGGAGGAAACAATATG GTTTACTTTACACTTACTCCACAGGGTGGAAGCAGCACCTGTATGTGAATCAACCGGATCTAATACGGGAATTGAATCAGAGCATCACTTTGGTTTTGGGTAAGCCTGGTTACTTAACAAACAAACTTGCACCTATGCTTGGCAATGGCATTTTGAGAGCCAATGGTAACAGTTGGGCACAGCAGAGGAAACTTGTTGCAGCTGAATTCTTCATGGACAAAGTTAAG GGTATGGTGGACTTAATGGTAGAGTCAGCGCAGCCATTACTACTGAAATGGGAGCAAATTATTGAGAGCCAAGGAGGTGCCACAGCTGAAATTAAAGTGGATGGAGATTTCAGAGGATTATCAGCTGATGTTATTTCAAGGGTTTGCTTTGGCCATTCTTATTCCAAGGGAAAGGAAGTCTTCTCCAAGCTTAGAAGTATACAGATGGCTTTGACCAAGGATACTGGCTTCCTTTATGGCAGCAGTTTACG TGAGAAACTGAGTTTCTGGTCATATAAGAAGAATGAGATAGCAAATTTGGAGAAAGAGATAGAGTCACTGATATGGGAGTTAGTGGAGGATCGCAAGAAAGAATGCTCAgagtcatcctcctcatcaCAGAAGGATTTGATGCAGTTACTGTTGGAAGCAGCCTCGAGTGATAAGAGTCTGGGGAAGGACTTTTCCAAACGGTTCATTGTGGATAACTGCAAAAACATTTACTTCGCTGGCCATGAAACCACTTCTGTGGCAGCCTCCTGGTGTTTGATGCTTCTTGGTTTGCACACAGATTGGCAGACTCGTATAAGGGCTGAGGTGGCTGAACATTGCCCTAATGGTATACCAAATGCAGATTCTCTCCCTCAGTTGAAAACG CTGGGTATGGTGATTCAAGAAGTGATACGTTTATACCCACCAGCGTCCTTTGTGTCAAGAGAGGCATATGAAGATATCCAAATTGGACACCTGAATGTTCCTAAGGGTGCTTATCTGTGGTCTCTGATCCCAACCCTACACAGAGATCCTGAAATCTGGGGACCAGATGCTAATGAGTTTAAACCAGAAAGGTTCAGTGAGGGAGTGTCCAAGGCTTGCAAGGTTCCAACTTCTTATGCGCCATTTGGTTTGGGTACTCGCTTGTGCTTAGGAAAGAACTTTGCACTGGTGGAATTGAAGGTTTGGCTAGCCCTTATCATCTCCAGGTTTAGCTTCACTCTGTCTCCTAATTATAGGCACTCTCCAACCTATATAATGATTGTGGAACCAGAACATGGTATTGATGTTATCCTTCAGAAGAACTGA